The following coding sequences are from one Gossypium hirsutum isolate 1008001.06 chromosome A12, Gossypium_hirsutum_v2.1, whole genome shotgun sequence window:
- the LOC107934764 gene encoding transcription factor BIM2 isoform X2, with translation MRRGKASQEEEEFGSKKTRPSSFHTLSVNANTNTNTNINNDGKDSDKAKAIRSKHSVTEQRRRSKINERFQILRDLIPNTDQKRDTASFLLEVIEYVQFLQEKVQKYEGSYQGWSSEPTKLKPWRNSHWRGQSFVDHTQAIKNDPGLGSTFSGKLDEKNINISPSMIASALDSSEADPVRDNEQAELAVPIQGGHPLQRPVSEAQKCLTSNDTLNQQDDLAIEGGTISISSVYSQGLLNTLTQALQRTGLDLSQANISVQIDLGKRCNRGLTSSAKESANGEDSNPVQKRLKK, from the exons ATGAGAAGGGGAAAGGCAAGTCAAGAGGAAGAAGAGTTTGGTTCCAAAAAGACACGGCCTTCTTCCTTTCATACTCTCTCTGTCAACGCCAATACCAATACCAACACCAACATCAACAATG ACGGGAAAGACAGTGATAAGGCTAAAGCTATACGATCAAAACACTCTGTCACGGAGCAGAGGAGGAGGAGTAAGATTAATGAAAG ATTTCAAATATTGAGAGATCTTATACCAAACACGGATCAAAAGAGAGATACGGCTTCATTCTTGCTAGAG GTCATAGAGTATGTCCAATTTTTACAGGAGAAGGTTCAAAAATATGAGGGTTCTTACCAGGGATGGAGTTCAGAGCCCACGAAATTAAAGCCATGG AGAAACAGTCATTGGCGTGGTCAGAGTTTTGTTGATCACACGCAAGCTATTAAAAATGATCCTGGGCTGGGGTCAACATTTTCTGGGAAGTTAGATGAGAAAAACATCAATATCAGCCCCTCAATGATCGCAAGTGCATTGGATTCATCAGAAGCTGATCCAGTCAGAGATAATGAGCAAGCTGAGTTGGCTGTGCCCATTCAAGGTGGGCATCCACTTCAGAGACCTGTGTCTGAGGCTCAAAAGTGTCTTACCAGCAATGATACACTGAACCAACAGGATGATCTGGCCATTGAAGGAGGAACGATTAGCATCTCTAGCGTCTACTCTCAAGG GTTATTGAACACACTCACACAAGCACTGCAAAGAACGGGTTTGGATCTGTCACAGGCCAACATCTCGGTACAGATAGATCTCGGAAAGCGTTGCAATAGAGGGCTAACATCGTCTGCTAAG GAGTCTGCCAATGGAGAGGATTCAAATCCGGTTCAAAAGCGGCTGAAGAAATAA
- the LOC107934765 gene encoding protease 2, which translates to MVLGLRNYSDMHLLSRSVSNTSLRAHSFSLSFALIPSISASSSSFSSKCRAEPISVPSQPPPVSKRVPFTLSLHGHSWQDPYHWMRNTNDPDFLNYLNQENSYAQAFMADTGSLQRTLVAEMKNRMPSKVSTPVECFGPWLYYEYIPEGKEYPVLCRRLQTNKPGWAEKILSYVKAEFRREEILLDWNEVAEKHGYVHVGQCRISPDHNFLAYTLDATGSEQFMLQIKDLRNGCIIPMAPENGIVSLAWAQDCKTLFYTIADENQRPYRVLCTKLEPGNTDDTLVFMENDPSYCVDLTSTKDGKFITVNSNSRSSSEVYVVDATEPLNGLQRVHERVSGVKYFLEHHFGFFYILTNAPMKENIKCSHEGLYLARCRVGDIQSTTWQNIFYPGKDTCIQDVDIFNGHLVLFLNKDGFPMICSIDLPINVECKHQMLIEDLNPWFFPIPSNSCSVEPGSNLDFMSSVYRVVLSSPVIPDVIIDFDMARRTFSIVQQEEVLGAPSNARSRSSGYELDTLQHRGIEKDAKDKNVELERWKDFSSTYCCERKEVISHDGIQVPLTILYSPKAWKSSQSPGILHGYGAYGEVLDKSWRADRLSLLDRGWVIAFADVRGGGGDDHSWHKTGNGLFKQNSIHDFVSCGKYLIDEGYVQRDQLSAIGVSAGCLLIGAALNMYPNLFRAAILKVPFLDILNSLLDPSLPLTMLDYEEFGNPGIKSEFECISSYCPYKNIRPRGCHPSVLVTASFNDSRVGVWEAAKWVAKVRDSACSSCSRSVILKTNMSGGHFGEGGRYIQCEELAYDYAFLVKAMGVDMN; encoded by the exons ATGGTCTTGGGTCTTAGAAACTACAGCGATATGCACCTTCTCTCCCGCTCAGTCTCCAACACTTCACTCAGAGCCCACTCTTTCTCGCTGTCTTTCGCCTTAATCCCCTCCATATCtgcttcttcttcatctttctctTCCAAATGCAGAGCAGAGCCCATCTCAGTCCCTTCTCAACCCCCTCCAGTTTCCAAAAGGGTTCCTTTCACACTCTCCCTTCACGGCCATTCCTGGCAAGATCCTTACCATTGGATGCGCAACACCAACGACCCTGATTTCTTAAACTACCTGAACCAAGAAAACTCTTATGCTCAAGCTTTCATGGCTGACACTGGATCCCTGCAACGAACTCTTGTTGCTGAGATGAAAAACCGGATGCCCTCTAAGGTCTCCACCCCTGTTGAATGTTTTGGACCCTG GCTGTATTACGAGTACATACCAGAAGGGAAGGAATACCCAGTTCTCTGCAGGAGGTTACAAACTAACAAACCTGGTTGGGCGGAAAAGATTCTCAGTTATGTGAAAGCTGAGTTTAGAAGGGAGGAAATTTTGCTTGACTGGAATGAAGTTGCTGAAAAACATG GTTATGTTCATGTGGGTCAGTGTCGAATTTCACCAGATCACAATTTTCTAGCATACACGCTTGATGCTACTGGCAGTGAACAGTTCATGCTTCAAATTAAGGACCTCAGAAATGGATGTATTATTCCAATGGCACCAGAAAATGGAATTGTTAGCTTGGCATGGGCTCAAGATTGCAAGACTCTGTTCTATACAATTGCTGATGAGAATCAAAGACCTTACAG GGTTCTTTGCACAAAATTAGAACCTGGTAATACAGATGATACCTTGGTATTTATGGAAAATGATCCTAGCTATTGTGTGGACCTAACAAGTACAAAAGATGGCAAGTTCATAACTGTGAATTCAAATTCAAGGAGTTCATCGGAG GTTTATGTTGTAGATGCAACTGAACCTTTGAATGGCTTGCAAAGAGTACATGAGCGTGTTTCTGgcgtaaaatattttttggaacatcattttggtttcttttatattcttacAAATGCTCCTATGAAAGAAAATATAAAGTGTTCCCATGAAGGTTTATATTTAGCTAGATGTCGAGTTGGAGACATCCAGTCAACCACCTGGCAG AATATTTTCTATCCAGGTAAAGATACCTGTATACAGGATGTGGATATTTTCAATGGACATTTGGTGCTTTTTCTCAATAAGGATGGCTTTCCTATGATATGTTCTATTGATTTGCCTATTAATGTTGAGTGCAAG CATCAAATGCTGATCGAGGATCTTAATCCGTGGTTTTTCCCTATACCCTCAAATTCATGTAGTGTTGAACCAGGTTCAAACCTTGACTTCATGAGCTCAGTATACAGAGTTGTGCTGTCATCTCCAGTG ATACCTGATGTGATTATTGATTTTGACATGGCAAGACGAACTTTCTCAATTGTCCAACAAGAGGAAGTGCTTGGTGCTCCTAGTAATGCTCGATCACGCTCTTCAGGATATGAACTAGATACCCTGCAACATCGTGGCATTGAAAAGGATGCAAAGGACAAAAATGTTGAATTAGAAAGATGGAAGGACTTTTCCAGTACTTATTGTTGCGAAAGAAAGGAAGTTATTTCGCATGATGGCATCCAGGTTCCTCTGACCATTTTGTACTCTCCAAAAGCATGGAAGAGCAGTCAGTCTCCTGGAATTTTACATGGTTATGGAGCGTATGGTGAAGTCCTTGATAAAAGTTGGCGTGCGGACCGCCTCAGTTTACTTGATCGTGGATGGGTGATTGCATTTGCTGATGTAAG GGGTGGTGGCGGTGATGATCATTCATGGCATAAAACTGGCAATGGACTGTTTAAACAAAATTCTATACATGATTTCGTGTCGTGTGGCAAGTACCTAATTGATGAGGGCTATGTTCAGAGAGATCAACTGAGTGCCATTGGAGTTAGTGCCGGGTGTCTTCTTATAGGGGCGGCTCTCAATATGTACCCAAACTTGTTTCGTGCTGCAATCTTGAAG GTACCCTTTCTTGATATATTGAACTCATTACTGGATCCTAGTTTGCCTCTCACAATGTTGGACTATGAAGAATTTGGGAATCCTGGGATAAAGTCTGAATTTGAGTGCATATCAAGTTATTGTCCATATAAAAACATTCGTCCCAGAGGTTGCCACCCTTCAGTTCTTGTTACAGCATCCTTTAACGACTCGAG GGTTGGAGTTTGGGAAGCTGCCAAATGGGTGGCCAAAGTACGAGATTCTGCTTGCTCTTCATGTTCTCGTTCTGTCATTCTTAAGACAAATATGAGCGGAGGACATTTCGGTGAAGGTGGCCGCTACATTCAGTGCGAGGAATTGGCTTACGACTATGCTTTTCTGGTTAAAGCCATGGGAGTTGACATGAATTAG
- the LOC107934764 gene encoding transcription factor BIM2 isoform X1 has translation MRRGKASQEEEEFGSKKTRPSSFHTLSVNANTNTNTNINNEADGKDSDKAKAIRSKHSVTEQRRRSKINERFQILRDLIPNTDQKRDTASFLLEVIEYVQFLQEKVQKYEGSYQGWSSEPTKLKPWRNSHWRGQSFVDHTQAIKNDPGLGSTFSGKLDEKNINISPSMIASALDSSEADPVRDNEQAELAVPIQGGHPLQRPVSEAQKCLTSNDTLNQQDDLAIEGGTISISSVYSQGLLNTLTQALQRTGLDLSQANISVQIDLGKRCNRGLTSSAKESANGEDSNPVQKRLKK, from the exons ATGAGAAGGGGAAAGGCAAGTCAAGAGGAAGAAGAGTTTGGTTCCAAAAAGACACGGCCTTCTTCCTTTCATACTCTCTCTGTCAACGCCAATACCAATACCAACACCAACATCAACAATG AAGCAGACGGGAAAGACAGTGATAAGGCTAAAGCTATACGATCAAAACACTCTGTCACGGAGCAGAGGAGGAGGAGTAAGATTAATGAAAG ATTTCAAATATTGAGAGATCTTATACCAAACACGGATCAAAAGAGAGATACGGCTTCATTCTTGCTAGAG GTCATAGAGTATGTCCAATTTTTACAGGAGAAGGTTCAAAAATATGAGGGTTCTTACCAGGGATGGAGTTCAGAGCCCACGAAATTAAAGCCATGG AGAAACAGTCATTGGCGTGGTCAGAGTTTTGTTGATCACACGCAAGCTATTAAAAATGATCCTGGGCTGGGGTCAACATTTTCTGGGAAGTTAGATGAGAAAAACATCAATATCAGCCCCTCAATGATCGCAAGTGCATTGGATTCATCAGAAGCTGATCCAGTCAGAGATAATGAGCAAGCTGAGTTGGCTGTGCCCATTCAAGGTGGGCATCCACTTCAGAGACCTGTGTCTGAGGCTCAAAAGTGTCTTACCAGCAATGATACACTGAACCAACAGGATGATCTGGCCATTGAAGGAGGAACGATTAGCATCTCTAGCGTCTACTCTCAAGG GTTATTGAACACACTCACACAAGCACTGCAAAGAACGGGTTTGGATCTGTCACAGGCCAACATCTCGGTACAGATAGATCTCGGAAAGCGTTGCAATAGAGGGCTAACATCGTCTGCTAAG GAGTCTGCCAATGGAGAGGATTCAAATCCGGTTCAAAAGCGGCTGAAGAAATAA